Proteins from a single region of Nomascus leucogenys isolate Asia chromosome 2, Asia_NLE_v1, whole genome shotgun sequence:
- the THAP11 gene encoding THAP domain-containing protein 11 translates to MPGFTCCVPGCYNNSHRDKALHFYTFPKDAELRRLWLKNVSRAGVSGCFSTFQPTTGHRLCSVHFQGGRKTYTVRVPTIFPLRGVNERKVARRPAGAAAARRRQQQQQQQQQQQQQQQQQQSSPSASTAQTAQLQPNLVSASAAVLLTLQAAVDSTQAPGSVPPAPITPTGEDVKPIDLTVQVEFAAAEGAAAAAAASELQAATAGLEAAECPMGPQLVVVGEEGFPDTGSDHSYSLSSGTTEEELLRKLNEQRDILALMEVKMKEMKGSIRHLRLTEAKLREELREKDRLLAMAVIRKKHGM, encoded by the coding sequence ATGCCTGGCTTTACGTGCTGCGTGCCAGGCTGCTACAACAACTCGCACCGGGACAAGGCGCTGCACTTCTACACGTTTCCAAAGGACGCTGAGTTGCGGCGCCTCTGGCTCAAGAACGTGTCGCGTGCCGGCGTCAGTGGGTGCTTCTCCACCTTCCAGCCCACCACAGGCCACCGTCTCTGCAGCGTTCACTTCCAGGGCGGCCGCAAGACCTACACGGTACGCGTCCCCACCATCTTCCCGCTGCGCGGCGTCAATGAGCGCAAAGTAGCGCGCAGACCCGCCGGGGCCGCGGCCGCCCGCCgcaggcagcagcagcaacagcagcagcagcaacagcagcagcagcaacagcagcagcagtcaTCACCCTCTGCCTCCACTGCCCAGACTGCCCAGCTGCAGCCGAACCTGGTGTCTGCTTCCGCGGCCGTGCTTCTCACCCTTCAGGCCGCTGTAGACAGCACTCAGGCTCCGGGATCCGTGCCGCCGGCGCCCATCACTCCCACTGGAGAAGACGTGAAGCCCATCGATCTTACAGTGCAAGTGGAGTTTGCAGCCGCAGAGGGCGCAGCCGCTGCGGCCGCCGCGTCGGAGTTACAGGCTGCTACCGCAGGGCTGGAGGCTGCCGAGTGCCCTATGGGCCCCCAGTTGGTGGTGGTAGGGGAAGAGGGCTTCCCTGATACTGGCTCCGACCATTCGTACTCATTGTCGTCCGGCACCACGGAGGAGGAGCTTCTGCGCAAGCTGAATGAGCAGCGGGACATCCTGGCGCTGATGGAAGTGAAGATGAAAGAGATGAAAGGCAGCATTCGCCACCTGCGTCTCACCGAGGCCAAGCTGCGCGAAGAACTGCGTGAGAAGGATCGGCTGCTTGCCATGGCTGTCATCCGCAAGAAGCACGGAATGTGA
- the NUTF2 gene encoding nuclear transport factor 2 translates to MGDKPIWEQIGSSFIQHYYQLFDNDRTQLGAIYIDASCLTWEGQQFQGKAAIVEKLSSLPFQKIQHSITAQDHQPTPDSCIISMVVGQLKADEDPIMGFHQMFLLKNINDAWVCTNDMFRLALHNFG, encoded by the exons ATGGGAGACAAGCCAATTTGGGAGCAGATTGGATCCAGCTTCATTCAACATTACTACCAGTTATTTGATAACGATAGAACCCAACTAGGCGCAATTTAC ATTGACGCATCATGCCTTACGTGGGAAGGACAACAGTTCCAGGGGAAAGCTGCCATTGTGGAGAAGTTGTCT AGCCTTCCGTTCCAGAAAATCCAGCACAGCATCACTGCGCAGGACCATCAGCCCACTCCAGATAGCTGCATCATCAGCATGGTTGTGGGCCAGCTTAAG GCGGATGAAGACCCCATCATGGGGTTCCACCAGATGTTCCTATTAAAGAACATCAACGATGCTTGGGTTTGCACCAATGACATGTTCAGGCTCGCCCTGCACAACTTTGGCTGA